A region of Neovison vison isolate M4711 chromosome 7, ASM_NN_V1, whole genome shotgun sequence DNA encodes the following proteins:
- the LOC122912790 gene encoding small VCP/p97-interacting protein, with protein MGLCFPCPGETAPPSPDLEEKRAKLAEAAERRQKEAASRGILDVRSVEEKRKKKEKLEKQMAESRPPPEGGLRWTVS; from the exons ATGGGGCTGTGCTTTCCCTGTCCGGGGGAGACCGCGCCTCCCTCGCCGGACCTA gaagagaaaagagcaaagcttgcagaggctgcagagagaagacagaaagag GCTGCATCTCGGGGCATTCTGGATGTCCGGTctgtggaagaaaagagaaagaaaaaggaaaaactagaaaaacaaatggCTGAATCCAGGCCCCCACCAGAAGGTGGACTTAGG